In Podospora pseudoanserina strain CBS 124.78 chromosome 5, whole genome shotgun sequence, a single window of DNA contains:
- a CDS encoding hypothetical protein (COG:V; EggNog:ENOG503NVFN; BUSCO:EOG09263FGN) produces MASLFILRPLRVSLPRFGSQQLRQPAAKAAGVRRSFSSYLVTPQELAEALKKAPPSPISSEPRVIPLCASWFLPNDPEGRTGIDVFREKRIPKARFFDLDKVIDKHSEYPHMLPTPKGFAAAMSELGIRHEDTVVVYDSRELGIFSAPRVGWTLKTFGHPRVHILNNFRLWVEQGLPTESGNVWTVECGTYPIPEMDEAKVAHFEDVREVALDYNKEGAEGVQILDARSYGRWSGKDPEPRPGLSSGHMPGSINIPFDAVLDPQTKAFLPVDKLKQVFKEKGVDPAKPIISSCGTGVTACVLETALNEAQYGSPEKRKVYDGSWTEWAQRVKPSDSLIRTVEQHSE; encoded by the exons ATGGCTTCTCTCTTTATACTTCGCCCTTTACGGGTTTCGCTGCCTCGATTTGGCTCGCAGCAGCTTCGTCAGCCAGCCGCCAAAGCCGCGGGGGTGCGCCGGTCTTTTTCCAGCTATCTTGTGACTCCCCAAGAACTTGCCGAAGCCCTCAAGAAGGCCCCTCCTTCGCCCATCTCGTCCGAGCCCCGCGTTATTCCTCTGTGTGCCTCGTGGTTTCTGCCAAACGACCCGGAAGGCCGGACAGGTATCGACGTCTTTCGAGAGAAGCGAATTCCAAAAGCCCGGTTCTTTGATCTGGACAAGGTGATCGACAAGCACAGCGAATACCCACACAtgctcccaaccccaaaaggCTTCGCTGCGGCCATGAGCGAGCTGGGCATCCGGCACGAGGACACAGTGGTTGTATACGATAGCAGGGAGCTGGGAATCTTCAGTGCGCCCCGAGTCGGCTGGACATTGAAGACGTTTGGCCATCCACGGGTGCATATTTTGAACAACTTCAGGTTATGGGTAGAACAGGGTCTGCCAACTGAGTCGGGGAATGTATGGACTGTCGAGTGCGGCACGTACCCCATCCCCGAAATGGACGAAGCGAAAGTGGCACACTTTGAGGATGTGCGAGAGGTAGCTCTTGATTACAACAAGGAGGGCGCTGAGGGCGTCCAAATTCTGGATGCGAGATCATATGGCCGTTGGTCCGGCAAGGACCCTGAGCCAAGACCGGGGCTTTCTTCGGGACACATGCCCGGTTCCATCAACATTCCCTTTGACGCTGTCTTGGATCCCCAGACCAAGGCCTTCCTTCCTGTAGACAAGCTGAAGCAGGTTTTCAAGGAAAAGGGCGTTGACCCGGCAAAACCCATCATCTCCAGTTGTGGCACGGGAGTGACAGCATGTGTGCTCGAGACGGCGCTCAACGAGGCCCAGTATGGCTCTCCAGAGAAAAGGAAGGTCTACGACGGGAGCTGGAC GGAATGGGCCCAGAGAGTGAAGCCCTCGGATTCGCTGATTCGCACCGTGGAGCAACACAGCGAGTAA
- the APC11 gene encoding ubiquitin-protein ligase Anaphase Promoting Complex (COG:O; EggNog:ENOG503P57Q), whose translation MKVKIKRWNAVATWRWDLPEDDLCGICQNPFDNTCPACKYPGDDCILLSGKCGHNFHMHCILEWMKQDSAKGQCPMCRQRFEWADQTNQTMRDAAQALASV comes from the exons ATGaaggtcaagatcaagagGTGGAACGCGGTCGCGACATGGCGATGGGATCTTCCCGAAGATGATCTTTGCGGTATCTGCCAGAACCCCTTTGACAACACATGCCCTGCCTGCAAATATCCCGGCGATGACTGCATCCTTT TATCTGGAAAATGCGGCCACAACTTTCACATG CACTGCATTCTGGAGTGGATGAAGCAAGACTCAGCCAAGGGACAATGTCCGATGTGTCGACAGA GGTTTGAATGGGCCGACCAAACGAACCAGACGATGAGGGATGCAGCACAGGCTTTGGCCAGTGTGTAG
- a CDS encoding hypothetical protein (EggNog:ENOG503P4DQ), which translates to MTGPAFERPSSAAAGYHASSIPPSPRPSVTGRASRSSLRRDRDSHDSGAYPRPASAALSHRTSHDEPMYRPPSSSPPQPQPAPQPTFSPPFVLLTSTSHASSRQTVHHPAVRYIFADDDPEILSAELTQYHYTKQDGSEDKTGPGHRAVIIDMDQREGDIGFEVAWASSLSPDWAVTSASMAKMDGGGGGLVLKVEGMSLEPPISLAASSTTGKMQDSEAGDMHSSGASGEGQQRRPQPKQSPSSSDEYGALLQDFEKRMAVLRRVAEVGAERQRIMREHDHGDMAPEVSAGHQFAPTVEGSDRLQD; encoded by the coding sequence ATGACCGGTCCCGCTTTCGAACGACCCAGCTCCGCTGCTGCAGGTTACCACGCCTCTTCCATCCCCCCGAGCCCGCGTCCATCTGTCACTGGCAGGGCCAGCAGATCCAGTCTACGTCGCGACCGGGATAGCCATGATTCCGGCGCCTATCCACGGCCTGCGTCTGCAGCTCTCTCACATAGGACATCTCATGATGAACCCATGTACCgtccgccatcctcctctccgccacaACCGCAGCCTGCGCCCCAACCGACATTCTCCCCGCCCTTTGTGCTCCTCACTTCCACCTCGCATGCTTCGAGCAGGCAGACCGTTCACCATCCGGCGGTTCGGTACATTTTTGCCGATGACGATCCAGAGATCTTGTCTGCCGAGCTGACGCAGTACCACTACACAAAACAAGACGGCAGCGAGGATAAAACTGGTCCCGGTCACCGTGCCGTCATCATAGATATGGATCAACGAGAGGGCGATATTGGGTTTGAAGTAGCCTGGGCAAGCAGCCTATCGCCTGACTGGGCTGTCACATCAGCAAGCATGGCCAAGatggacggcggcggcgggggacTGGTATTAAAGGTAGAAGGAATGAGCCTCGAGCCGCCCATATCTTTGGCcgcttcatcaacaacggGAAAAATGCAGGATTCTGAAGCTGGTGATATGCACTCTTCCGGTGCGAGCGGTGAAGGGCAGCAACGCCGTCCCCAGCCAAAACAaagcccatcatcgtcagATGAATATGGAGCGTTGCTCCAGGACTTTGAGAAGCGGATGGCGGTTCTACGGAGGGTGGCTGAGGTCGGTGCAGAGAGACAGCGAATAATGCGGGAGCATGATCATGGTGACATGGCTCCTGAGGTCTCAGCGGGCCATCAATTTGCTCCTACAGTTGAGGGCTCAGACCGCTTGCAAGATTGA